A single window of Jaculus jaculus isolate mJacJac1 chromosome 14, mJacJac1.mat.Y.cur, whole genome shotgun sequence DNA harbors:
- the LOC101602478 gene encoding vomeronasal type-1 receptor 4-like, whose protein sequence is MDSKDLLFGIMFLSQSAVGIVGNFTLFFYYLGLYYHEHSLKTTNLILKHLTVANSLIILSKGVPHTMRAFGLKQFFSELGCRFLFYFYRVGRIMSIIFTCLLSVFQATTINPSNSCWKNLKFKATKYIGLFISLCWILYMMINLIFPIYISHTEIHRKNVTEKRDFEYCSSGSRDSTVDRLYVALLLLPEVSLSVLIIWSSGSMVAILYRHKQRVQYIHSTVSSRASPESRATQHILTLVSAFLTFYTFSSILHACIALLNNPSLWLMNFTSVISMSFPSFGPFILMSHDSTVFRLCFVWIKNKKSSNLFSNL, encoded by the coding sequence ATGGACTCCAAGGATTTGCTATTTGGAATTATGTTCTTATCACAGAGTGCAGTTGGAATTGTGGGAAATTTCACTCTCTTTTTCTACTATCTAGGCCTTTACTATCACGAACACTCATTGAAGACCACAAATTTGATACTCAAACATCTGACTGTGGCCAACTCCTTGATAATTCTCTCTAAAGGAGTGCCTCACACAATGAGAGCTTTTGGGCTGAAACAGTTCTTCAGTGAATTAGGTTGTagatttctgttttacttttataGAGTGGGCAGGATCATGTCAATTATCTTTACCTGTCTCTTGAGTGTCTTCCAGGCCACCACCATCAACCCCAGCAACTCCTGTTGGAAGAATCTTAAATTCAAAGCTACGAAGTACATTGGCCTCTTCATTTCCCTCTGCTGGATACTGTACATGATGATAAATCTCATTTTCCCCATATATATTTCACATACCGAAATTCATAGAAAAAAcgtgacagagaaaagagatttTGAATATTGTTCCTCTGGCAGTCGTGACAGTACTGTAGACCGGCTGTATGTAGCCCTACTGCTACTCCCTGAAGTTTCACTTTCTGTGCTCATCATCTGGTCCAGTGGCTCCATGGTCGCCATTCTGTACAGACACAAACAGAGGGTTCAATACATCCACAGCACTGTGTCCTCCAGAGCCTCCCCTGAATCCAGAGCCACGCAACACATCCTGACCCTTGTTTCCGCCTTTTTGACATTTTATACCTTCTCCTCCATTTTACATGCTTGCATTGCTCTTTTGAATAATCCTTCTCTGTGGCTGATGAACTTCACCAGCGTTATTTCCATGAGTTTCCCCTCCTTTGGACCCTTCATTCTTATGAGTCATGACTCTACTGTGTTCAGGCTCTGCTTTGTctggataaaaaataaaaaatcctccAATCTTTTCAGCAATTTGTAA